Proteins from one Methanophagales archaeon genomic window:
- a CDS encoding metallophosphoesterase — MYNLYSMKIDREIEIIKGIPALYFPAGDALCIADLHLGYEEALMENSGIALPSGQLKDVEQKLEAAIASCGYEPAKLIINGDLKHVFSESSRQEWKEVPIFIQFALNYVKEIILVRGNHDTFLGPLKRFGSRIKVVNALSYHDTLFIHGHNRDFARILSESSERTIVIAHEHPIIVLGDSVGARVRLPCFLIGRLGPGARRMIVMPAFSPLAGGTPVNLASKEDFLSPILRSPEVVIDKMEVYTVDEDVGIMAFPELRSWKDVSLSL; from the coding sequence ATGTATAACCTATATAGCATGAAGATAGACCGTGAGATAGAGATAATAAAAGGCATACCAGCATTATATTTCCCAGCTGGGGATGCTTTATGCATTGCTGACCTGCATCTTGGCTATGAGGAGGCACTGATGGAGAATAGCGGGATAGCATTGCCTTCAGGGCAGTTGAAGGATGTAGAACAGAAGTTAGAAGCGGCGATTGCAAGCTGTGGCTATGAACCTGCTAAATTGATAATAAATGGCGATTTGAAGCATGTATTCTCGGAATCCAGCCGGCAGGAATGGAAAGAGGTGCCAATATTCATACAGTTCGCTCTCAATTATGTCAAGGAGATAATACTGGTGAGAGGTAATCATGACACATTTTTGGGACCTCTCAAGCGTTTCGGCTCACGTATAAAGGTTGTAAATGCGCTCTCATACCATGATACGCTCTTTATTCATGGGCATAACCGCGATTTCGCACGGATATTGAGCGAGAGTAGCGAGCGGACAATTGTGATTGCGCATGAACACCCGATAATCGTTCTGGGAGACAGTGTTGGGGCACGTGTGCGGTTACCATGTTTCCTTATTGGTAGATTGGGACCAGGTGCGAGGCGGATGATAGTAATGCCAGCCTTCTCGCCTTTAGCAGGTGGTACGCCAGTGAATCTCGCATCGAAAGAGGATTTCTTGTCACCGATACTGAGAAGTCCAGAGGTTGTGATAGATAAGATGGAGGTATATACAGTGGATGAGGATGTGGGTATCATGGCATTCCCAGAGCTAAGGAGCTGGAAAGACGTTTCATTATCGCTATGA